From the genome of Candidatus Defluviilinea proxima:
CATCTTTCACGGGCACAAAAATATGATCGTGATAATACGCGGCCACTACATTGCAACTGATGTTTACCTCTGTCAACGCTTTTGATACAGCGGCGGTTAGACCAACCGCTTCAAGCGACGAATGAATGGTCAACGTGATCCACGAACAAACAACAGAGTAGGGGAGTGATTCCTTGTCCGCTTGTTGTTTGGGGATGATAACCGTAACCGCTTCATCCTCCTGAAACACACAAAGCGGATTTAGCGTGACGGCATGTTGAGTTGATGCAACAGTGCAGTACACAAACTCGCCCTCGTGAAGTTTAGGTCGCATGCCTTGCAATAATTTGTTGAGGTCGGTTTCACCTGACATAAATTATTTCCGTCTCACATCCAATATCGCGATCTTGGTGGAGTGGTTGAATGGCGCAGGGTCTGTGATGGGCTTGCCAACTGGGTTATAGCCGATGAAATCGTCTGGCACAGAGATCAATTCACGGATGCTCAGATAGCCGTCCTTGCATAATTTTTCGAGCGATTGCATGTAATCCTTCCCACTGACGAATAAGGCGTTGTTGATCGCAATGAGGTATCCGCCATCGTTGATGAGCGGGCGAACCTTGTTGATGAGGCGCGTGCTGTCGTTCTCTAAGTCCACTTTGCCTTTGGATGTTGTGGAAAAGAACGGCGGATCAATGATGACGCAATCGAAGAATTGTTTTGTGCTTTTGAATTTGGCAACAGTGGGGAAGAAGTCTTGCGCGATGAAATCTTGCTTGTGGATGGGGAAGCCATTAAGAGAATAAGAATCTTTAGCGAGATTCAAGAACTGTCCATTGCGGTCTGTTTGAACAACGCGGCTTGCTCCGCCTGCCATGGCCGCAACTCCCAAGCTGCCGGTGTAGGCGAACGTATTGAGCACAGACCTGTCGCGGATGTTTTCGATGAGCCATTTGCGCAAGTTGTATGTATCGAGATAAAAACTTGCATCGCGATTCATAGTGAGGTCAATCGCATACCAAATTCCGTGCTCTTTGATCTTTGTATCGAGCTTGTCTCCAAAGATGCGTTGTCCGCGTTTTTGTTCTTGTGTAGCTCCATTTCGTGTCTTTACGACTCCAGCGTGTAGCCAGTTTAGTGTAGTGCGTAAATATGTGATGACTTCTTGAATAAGAGTTGCGTTTTGTGATGGATTATCTGCGTAGTTATGGATAACGAGTGTATGGCCATAGACATCAATGATGATATCTGGGTGGCCTTCGTAGAATCCGTTGAAGAGGCGAAAAGCTGATTCGTGGCTGGAGCCGCTCAACGTTAAGCGAGAGGCGATAGCTTGTTCGATGCGATGCATTAATGAATGTTCTGTCATTGATAAGTCAGTCTATATCTTCCTGATATTTTTGGGATTCAAAACAGAGAGCAACCTTGTTCCCTGTATAAGACCGTTGTTCTCGTCCAACTCTACCCAATAGAAACTGCGATGCTGTGAATACGGGTCAATGCGCACAACCTTCCCTTCGAACCAACCTTCGCTTCCCCAATTTTTGGCGGTCAAAAAAACCTGCACACGGTCACCGATCTGAATTTCATCAGGCATGTTCTATTTGCGGCTTCTTCCAAAAAGGATCGCAGCGATCCCGATCACAATAGCAATCGCTCCATTGATCGCCCATTGGATCTGTCCAGTCATAAAACTACCTGGCAGGATGTTAATTCCTTGCAAGACCCATATCCCGCCACCAAGGATCAAAAGTGTACCAATAATATACAAACCGTTTTTCATTTGAATATCTCCTTTAGACTCGTTTAAATGATTATACCCTTCGCCTAGTTTGCTTTGAGCGACGAAGCGCACGTCTCTTTGATTCTGCGCGAGAAAGTTTTTCCTGCGCTGAAGCGTGATACAATATAGAACACACGTTCCCTTTTCAACTTACAACCCAAAATATCATGGACTTCAAACTTCAAGCACCCTTTATACCCATGGGCGATCAGCCCGAAGCCATCCGCGGGCTTGTGGACGGCGTGAACAAAGGCATGAAACATCAGGTTTTGCTCGGTGCTACAGGCACCGGCAAGACGTTCACCATTGCATCTGTCATTCAGCAGTTGCAAAAGCCTGCCCTCATCATGGCCCATAACAAGACCCTTGCCGCGCAGTTATATGCCGAGTTCAAAGAGTTCTTCCCTGAGAACGCGGTCTCGTATTTCGTTTCCTATTACGATTACTACCAGCCTGAGGCGTATGTGCCCCGCCACGACCTCTACATTGAAAAAGAGACCGAGATCAATGAAGAGATCGAACGTCTGCGGCTGGCGGCAACTACTGCACTGGTCTCGCGACGGGATGTGATCATTGTTGCATCAGTTTCTTGTATCTACGGTTTGGGGAACCCCGAAGAATTTAATAAAGGGTTGGTAAACCTCAAAGTGGGTGAGTTGTACCGCCGCAATGCTCTGCTCAGACGGTTGATCGAATCGCAGTACCAGCGCAACGATATGGATTTGCGCTCCGGCACCTTCCGTGTGCGTGGTGATACATTGGAAATTATCCCTGCTTACGAAGACAAAAAAGGATTCCGTATCGCGTTCTTCGGCGATGAAGTGGAACGGATCACGCAGTTTAACCCAGTTACCGGCGAGATCTTCGATGAGCCGAATGAAATATCCATCTTCCCTGCGAAGCAATATCTGACCGATGCCGAAAAAACAAAAGAAGCGATCTCTGATATCGAATCCGAGTTGGAAGAACGATTGAAGTTTTTCAAAGAGACTGGGAAATACCTTGAAGCACAACGTCTTGAACAGCGCGCTCGTTATGATCTTGAGATGCTCAAAGAAGTTGGCTATTGCTCGGGTATCGAAAACTATTCTCGTCATTTTGATCGCCGTGCCGCTGGCACGCATCCGTGGACAATGATCGACTTTTTGCCAAGCGATTACCTGCTCGTGCTGGACGAGAGTCATATGACCGTACCACAAGTCCGCGGAATGTATAACGGCGATCGTGCTCGCAAAGAGACTCTGGTTGAGTATGGCTTCCGCCTCCCAAGTGCGATGGATAACCGCCCATTGAAATTTGATGAATTCGAAGAAGTGATGGGAAACACGATCTACACATCCGCTACGCCGGGTCCGTATGAAATGGGTAAGGCGGAACAGGTTGTTGAGCAGATTATCCGCCCAACGGGACTTGTTGACCCTGAAATTGAGGTCAGACCGACTCTCGGCCAAGTGGATAATCTGGTCGGAGAGATCAGACAACGGGTCGAAAGAGGCGAGCGTGTTCTTGTCACAACACTTACGAAGCGGATGTCAGAGGATCTGGCAGAGTATTTAAAAGAGTTGGGGATGAAAGTCCATTACTTACACTCGGAAGTGGAAACACTTGAGCGTGTGGGCATTCTGCGTGACTTGCGCTTGGGTGTGTTCGATGTGCTCGTTGGTATCAATCTTTTGCGCGAAGGCTTGGATCTGCCTGAAGTGTCGCTGGTTGGAATTTTGGACGCAGATAAGGAAGGCTTCCTGCGTTCAGGAACTGCACTCATTCAGACGATCGGTCGTGCGGCACGTCACGTCAATGGACGCGTGATTATGTATGCCGATAAGATGACCGACTCGATGAAGTTTGCGATCGAAGAGACGAATCGTCGCCGTGCCAAGCAGGTGAAATACAATACTGAAAATGGGATTGTCCCGATCAGTATCCACAAGGCGATCCATGATCTGACCGAGGAATTTTCGCAGAAGGCTGTTAGTGAGATGAAGGGGGAGTATAAGGTGAAAGACAAAGGTGCCATGCCGCGCAATGAACTCAAGCAGATCATTCACGAAATGGAAAAGCAAATGAAAGAAGCCGCGAAGAATCTGGAGTTCGAACGCGCTGCGGCCCTGCGTGATGAATTGTTTGACTTGAAGAGTCTGCTGGCTGAAGATGAAGGATTGAAACCGTGGGAACGGATCAAGTTGTTGACGGGGGATGAAGAATAGTTTGGACGATAGCATACAAAATGTGAACTCGTAAAGCTATTAACAGCTTTACGAGTTTTTGTTTACTTGGTTTTGGTGGGATGTGCGTATTGTACTTTTACCCAACACTTTTGGGCGGGTTCTCCAACTTATATTGTTTGAAGATCCAAAACGACGTCAATAGTAAAAGCCCACCAAACACTCCCAAAAGCCTGACGCCGAGCGGACCTTGCGTATCCAGTTTACTGCGACCTAGTAGAAGGAAGAGCGGTATGACCGCCAGTCCCAGTCCGCTTGAAGCTTGATTAAGTAGGCCCCACACGGAATAGAATGAGCCTTCTCGTCGTTGGCCGGTGATGTGCTCATCGTGGTCAGTGATTTCTGCCATCATTGCCCCTGGCAAGATTTGTGCTCCAGCGAGGCTGGCGCTTTGAAGAACTATCCACAGAATTCCCTGAGCAAGAAGCGGGATCGGTATCCAGTCACCGATCAAGATCAATGCAGAGAGGGTGACGGCTCCGGCTAGGAGAGAGCCGCGATATATGGTCTTCATACCATATTTTTCAGAGAGACGATTAATAAGTGGGAAGGATAAAAGCGTGACCCCAATAGCAGGTAAATAAAAGTAGACAGCGTCAGATTCTTTCAACCCACAAACTTCCGTGACGATATATGGAAGAGTTTCAAGTACGAGTGTGCTCCCGGTCCATAACAGACCCCATGAAAGTGCGAAGATTTGAAAATTGCGATTCCCAAAAGTGGACTTGAGACTATCGACGAACGAAATGCGACTCGTGATCTGATAATCGAGGTTGACTCGTTTTCGTAGAAAGAACCCTGGCAATATGATGATGGGAGCCACACTGACAGCGAAGATTAACATCGTTTGAGTGTATCCAAGCTTGCTGATGAGTGGACCCGTGAATCCTGCAAAAATATTTCCGATCAGCAAAAATCCTGTTTTCCAACTGGAGATGGCCACCCTGTCTTTTTCTCCTACCGCTAATTCGGGCAATAATGCTTCGTAGGGCACTTGATGTACTTCGTAAACGAGATTGAACGCGATCAACACCAGAAGTAAATAGATAACAGTTAATGTTAGATTACCTTGAGGTGGTGTCCACAACAGAAAAAATAAAGGCGGCAATAAAATTGCGCCGCCGATGATGTACGGTAAGCGCCGACCCCATGCAGAGTTGGTGTGGTCAGAGAGATAACCAACAGGCATGCCGACAATAATGTTGATGGCTTTGCTGATGAGCACTACGACGCTGTACAATGCCAGCGGCACAAGTGGTGTCTCTCCGGCGCGGAGATAAAAGTAAAGCAACCATCCGCTGGCAACACCCCAGAGTGTGGAACTGCCAAGTGTGATGATCGCATAAGCCAGCCAAGTCATGGTTGCATTTTACCCGCTTGTCAAAAACCATCTACGGACAAAACTGTAATGAGCCTGATAACGTTAATAAAAAGGAGGCTTTTGCCAAACTGACAAAAGCCTCCTTTTTGGTTTATCCCCAGCCTAATAGCCTTGCAATACTGGCTGTCGCAAATGTGACAAGGAATGCCACTCCGAGCGTGATCACTACACTGACTGTAGCCCATTTATAGCTTTTCGTTTCTTTATAGATCGTGATGATGGTTGTTGCACATGGATTATGGAGTAAAGCGAACAACATCAGGTTGACCGCGGTGAGCATTGTCCAGCCGTTTTGTACGACGAGTAGGTCGTAGATGCCAGATGTGCTTCCCGGTCCATTGACCATCATGCCTGCGCCGAGATAGACCATCATCATGGTTGGGACAACGATCTCGTTGGCGGGGATGGCGATGATATAGGCTAAAAGGATTACACCATCCAGCCCAAGCAATATGCCAAACGGATTCAACCAATCGGAAATAGTACGCGCCAGATTGGAATCACCGACTGTGATATTGGCTAGTATCCAGATGATCGCACCGGCTGGAGCGGCGGTTTGCATAGCGCGCCAAAGGACGAAGATCGTGCGGTCGATCAGGGATGTATACAGGATGCGTGTGAAATTTGGTCTGCGATAGGGAGGTAGTTCAAGCGTGAAAGCGGATGCTTCACCTTTGAGAATGGTCTTGGATAATAACCACGACATGAAGAACGTGAACCCAACACCGATCAAGACCACGCCGACAACTGTCCCCGCGGCGACAAAAGAGGTCAAGGCTGGGGAGAAGCGAGCGCCTACGAAAACAGTAGCAAGCATAATTAAAGTCGGGAAGCGGCCGTTGCAGGGCACAAAGTTATTCGTAAGAATGGCGATCAGTCGCTCGCGCGGCGAGTCGATGACGCGTGTCGCTACAACACCAGCCGCATTACATCCGAAGCCCATTGCCATAGTCAGAGATTGTTTCCCGTGCGCGCCAGCTTTTTTGAACAACCAATCGAGATTGAACGCAACGCGTGGCAAATATCCGAGATCTTCCATGAATGTGAATGCAGGGAAGAAGATCGCCATAGGTGGGAGCATGACGCTGATAACCCAGGCAAGGCCGAGGTAAATACCATCCCAAATGAAACCTGTGATCCACCAAGGCACATTCCAACTGACGAAAAGTGCGCGCCCCCAATCACCGATGCCGAAGAGTAGATCAGCGATGGCCGCCGAAGCTACATTTGCACCAGAGACGGTGAGCCAGATGATGATCGCTAAAAGGATCAACATGATGGGCAGGCCGACAATGGGAGATGTGACGAGACGGTCGATCTTTTGATCGAGATCGTACTTTTTTTCTTTTGCCGATTTCACGGCACGTCTGGCAATGGCTTCTGCTTCGCTATACAGAGATTTGACAATTTCATCGCGAAAGCCTGATGAAAGACTTCCGCGTAAGGCCTCAGCTTTTGCTAATACATCATTCGGATTTAAAGTTTCTTGTGCCATATTCTATTGCCTTCCTTCAACCGACATCTTTTTGCTGAATTGCACATCCGCCTTTTGTTGCTGTTCCATGCGCTGTGTAAGTTCACCGGACATCAATGCTTGTTGTACCTTTGCGTCGCCATCCAGCAAGCGGATTGCCAGCCAGCGCGCATTGGGGACGCCGGGCGCTATTCGTTCGATCATGGGAACAAGTTCTTTGACGGCTTTTTGAAATTCCGGTGTGCCTTCCACTCGTAAGGGTTTTGTTTGTATATCGCCACTGATCACATCTGCCACTGTGGCCAGCAACGTGTGGACTCCGTCACCGGAGCGTGCTGTGATTGGTATAGCAGGTATTCCCAGATCGCGGCTCAGTGAGCGTGCATCCACTTCGAGCCCTTTTCGTTTAGCTTCATCCATGAGGTTGAGCGCAACGACCACATGTGTTGTGATCTCCATGACTTGCATCACCAGATTTAGATTTCTCTCAAGCGCTGTTGCATCGGTGACTACGATCGTGCAATCGGGCTGTCCAAATAAAATGAAATCGCGTGCCACTTCCTCATCTTGTGAAGCAGAAAGTAACGAATAGGTGCCGGGTAGGTCAACAAGCTTGTAACGTACATTATTAAATTGATATCCGCCTTCTGCACGTGTGACGGTTTTGCCGGGCCAATTGCCGGTGTGTTGTTTGAGGCCCGTCAAGGTGTTGAAAAGCGTAGACTTGCCGGTGTTCGGGTTGCCCGCGAGTGCAACCACGCGGTCGAAGTTTCCGATCTTGAATCCCATTTGCTCAAGGTTATAAAAAGCGGGGCACTCTTCACAATGTTCAGTGGGTAAATTTATTTTTTTGTCTGTCATTTTTCCTCTGCGTATACCGGCTTCACCCAGATCTGTGATGCCTGGTCTTTGCGTAATGCGATCAACGTTCCACGTACACGATAAGCACGTGGGTCACCGAAGAAGTTTCCAAGTTCAGGGTAGATTAATGTTCCGGGCGTAAGGCCCAGATCCAGAAATCGGCGGCGGGTGAATCCCTGCACAGCATCGTCGAGCATTACGATCTCCGCTTGTTGATCGTTCACAAGATCGGCCAGCGACACGGCACTTGCGATCGCTTTTTCCATTTCAGGCAATGGCGCAACGCTGATGTTGGCCGCAACAGTGGGTGCAAGGCGATATTCCGTTTCGCCATCGCTTAACACAACTCGTTGTGGGGTCTTTTCTATAATGCGGATGATCTGTCCGAGACGGAGCCCGGCCGCAAGGATTTGTTCATACGCGATAGCCGGTTCATCCTCAATGTGTACGATTCTTGCCGGACCATCAGCCTGCCACGCCGTAATTGGCATATTCTCTACTGTTGGCATTTTCCCATCACGGGTAGGGATGGGGTCTCCGTGTGGGTCAAGCAGTGGGTGACCTAACGCGGCATCAAGCTCATCAAGTTGTGCTTTGGTGAGCGAGTGCTCGCGCTTTTGTGCCACATCGTGGATCTGGCTTAACGGCATGCGTGCCTCGTCTACCAGATAGCGTTCCCACAACCGGTGTGCGCGTACAACGTGCATGGCCCAACGTTCGCCTTCTGCCGTTAAGTGGAGTTGTGTACCGCGCGTTTCGAGTAGTCCCTGTGATTCCATGTCAGAGACGAGACGAGTCACTTTTGTGCGAGACAGATTCAAGGTCCCAGCAATGGATTCGGGCGAAGCGTGACGGCCCTGCTGTTCGCGGTCAAGCAAGTGCTTGAGGGCATCTTCCAACTGCTCGCGTTCTTTGGCGCTTCGCCAGTCCTTGTAAAGCGCGAGAAGACCGTAGCGGGGAATGAACACCGCCACGATGAGAAGTATCAATGTCCAACCCCATGAATTCATATGTTGCCTCCAAAAATTATTTGATGAGCAGACCTGTTACCCAAAGTAACATCATACCGGTGAGGACGCCGCTAAAGACGGTCATGGGCATGGCTTCGCGGGCAGTGTCTTTTTGAATGAGTTTGGCGATCTCGTAGATGACCTGGAAGATGGCGCCTGCGCCGATGGCAAGGAATAACACTGCAAGGAACGGTGACGGTGTGAAACCGCCGATCCATGCGCCGAGAATGGCGGGACCTCCACCAATGAGACCCATGATGGCGAGTCTGCCGATGGTGGGTCTATCTCGTAACACGGGTGCGATGATGCCGAGACCTTCGGTGATGTTTTGGATGATGAAGCCGACAACAAGAAATGTTCCGAGTGCAATCTCACCGACGTTGTATGCCGCACCAATGGCGAGACCTTCGCCAAGGTTATGGAAGCCAATGCCAACGGCGATGATGAACGCAACGGATAATCTTCTTTGTGATTCGTCGCCCGATGCGTTGACTTGTGAATTCGATATCGCTTCGAGCAAAAGGAAAGTTGCGACTGCACCGATGCCGATCAAGCCGATGCCTTGAAAAGATGCTGGTACTTCTGCGGCAAATTCAAGGGCTTCAGCGAGTGTATCCAAGCCGAGAAAGACGAGCAAGCCAGCTGTCGCCGCCATGAGGAAGGTCATTGTGCGACGTCCCATTTGACGCAAGGCGGGGAACCAGAAGATGCCGAGGAAGACGGGGATGACACCGACATATAAACCGATCAACGTGAAGCCCCAGAATGTAGCACTGGAAGGTTCGGGTGTTGGAAAGGCAACGGGGATGTCGGTTTCAAATGCGACTGCATTGTTCGTCATGATCTTGATGCCATAGGCTTCGGCATATGACCATGCGTAGTTGACTTGGATCGTTGCACGTCCGAGGCGAGGGATGGTCGGACTGGGGTCAACCTTGAACGGCATGACCGAGTCGTTGATGATGACGGCGGCGATGGTCAGTTCGTCGGGTCCCGTGTTGCGGACGTAGAGTTCGACTGAGTTGGGTTCGAGATGATAGCGTTCCACATCAAGGTCTTCGACGGGAGCGGGGGATTCGAGATCCAAGCCTCCGCCTGTGGTGAGGAAGAGGGCAATCACTCCAGCGAGGAGAATGATTGGGATGAGAAGCAGGATGAAGGTCCGAAAGGTGAAGCGGTTTGTCGTCGGTTGAGAATTTGATTGAGTCATAATGTCACCTCTAAGGTAATACCTCGAACATGCCCATCCATCCGAGTTCGGCAAATTCGGTCACGTGCGCATGGAACATGTACATGCCTGGATGTTTGTAACTGAATTCAAGGATGCCACGCTGTGCTTGCCCTTGAATGATTGTGTCGGTAAATTCGGCGGGCGTGAGGCTTGTGCCAGTGGGGTAGTAGTGAAAGAAGCTGGCGTGCAGGTGGAACGAGTTGAGAAGATCAAACTCAAGAATGTTGACAAGATAGATGCGGACGGTCTCGCCGACACGGAATTGAATGGGATGATTCTGATAGTGGAAGGGAATGCCGTTGACCGCATAAAAATCATTGGCATCATCGAAGTCCACATCAAGCCCGTGTTGCACCATGACCATTTCGTGATCCACTTTGGGACGCCCGCCTTTGGGGTCCACGATGAATGTGCCGTAAAGTCCTTTTGCGATGTGACGTGCCAACGGGAAAACGTGACAGTGATAAAGATGCAGACCGAACGGATCCGCATCGAACTCATACGTGAAGCTGGCTCCTGGTTCGACGAGTCCGCCTGGACCCGTGCCTGGTACGCCGTCCATCTCGGAGGGGTGAAAACCGTGGAAGTGCATGGAATGAGGGTGCTCGCTTCCATTGGTGAAGTGAATGCGAATACGGTCGCCTTCGGTGGCTCGAAAGGTGGGACCTGGGATGCGCCCGTTGTACGTCCATGCAGGGAATTCGAGCCCTGGCAGGACTTCGATGCTCTTGTTGATGGCGACGACGTTGTACTCACGCAGGGTTTGTCCGTTGGGCAACGTGGAGACTTCGCCGTAATCGAAATCGGTCAGAACGTCTGTGGGGTTGAAGCCATTCGCTTCATGATCCACTTCGCCGACGGTTCCTGGCAGGTCGCCGTGGTCACCTTGTTGCATCACATGTTGTTTGGGTGGATTGTCATCCTGTGCGTTATGACTGTGATCGCTGGTTTGTGTCGGACCTTTACCTTTTGTTTGGTCAAAGGCAACCACGCCAGTTGTGCCAAGCATTGCGGCGAGTCCGCCTACTTTGAGAAAATCTCTTCTGGATATTTTGTTATTCATAATCTCTCATCTCCAATAAACGTGATTTGAGTCTTTGTAAAGATAGGTGACAGTCTCTTTCAAAGTGACTGTCACCTATAGTGTTTAGTTATTCAATGCTCCAGCTTCGATCCAGTCTGTGATGATCTGGATCTGTGCGGGCGTGAGTTTCGGTCCACGCTTGGGCATTTCGCCTTTGGCGAGTTTTTGAACAAGAAGACTTTTGCCCGCATCACCTGGGACGATGACTGGTCCATGGTCGGAGCCTTCCATCAGCGACTCGTACGTGTCCATGTGCAGGCCTTCGCTCACGAACTCGCCCATGTGGCACTTCCCACAGCGGCTTTCAAGGATGGGTTGCACATCCTTTGCGTAGCTGACTTCTGTTTTTACTGATGGGGCGGCATTCGTCGGGCCGGAGCGAAAAACGACAAATGCGGAAACAACGACCACAGCAATGGCTAGGAGAATGAATTGTTTCTTCATATGATCAAAACCTCTAAAACACTTTAGGCAGGAATCTGCCTGTCCGCTTCATGTATTCACGGTATTCATCGCCGAATTTAGCGATGAGATTGGCTTCTTCCTTTGGTGTGCGGATCGCCATGAGAATGAACGTGAGGATGCCCAGCGCAGCGACGAACCAACTATCTGCCATCATGCCAAAGGCAATGAACATGGATGAGCCAAAGGTGTAAAGCGGGTGACGGATGTATTTGTAAATTCCGTTTGTGACGAGTTTGTGCTCTTTGCGTGTGGCGCTGACGGGGGTGATGCCTGTGCCGATACTGCTGAATAACCAGTAAATGCCAAATGTGTTCACGATCCCGATGCCGACACCAAGCCAGCGTACCCAATCTGGCAAGCCGAGCTTTGACCACGCCATCCATGCTGGGTTGATGAGATACACAAATGGGCTGAGCCAAAGAATAAGCCCACCGATGCGAATGATCGTCATCATGATGGTGCCGTCTGCTTTGCGGGAAAGTTTTTCTCCAGACTCTCTGTCCGCTTTGGTGCGGAAGTAGATGGAGATGCCCATACCTGTAAAAAGGATCAGGGCGGCTAAAATGCGGAAAATGTTTTCGTTCATATTTACTTGTTACCTTTCATCTTTGCGATTACTTCTAAATATTCCTCGTGCGGTTCGGCTGTCAAGCCGTTGATTCCATGTTTTGGAAAATACACGCCATGAAGATAAATTTGTCCCGTGGTCATCAAGGCTATGACGCCCCAAAAAATATACCTGCCGAACAAAATGCCTAAAACTGCCAGCATACCTACCACTACGAAAAGTTTTGTTATTCTTCTTTTGGCGGGCAGGTGTTTTTCAAAATTATTGAATACAATGAAATATGCCACGCTCGCGACTGCCAACACAACAAAAATCTCGGTGAGGCTGATCGGCGGTAGGGAGGAAAGAATCATTAGGTGCTTGAACATGCTTACGCTAGCTAACTTTCCTCAACAAAAACTTTGTTTGTGATGTTCAATCCAAGAACCGTTGTCTTTCGGCCGATCTTTACCGTTAGATTATGGTCGAAGGGAGAGTATTCCTTTACTTCGATCTCCGCATCGGGGACTAAGCCAAGGCTCTCTAGATGACGAAGTAATTCAGTATCTGCGGCTTTAACGCATAGCACGGTGCCTGTTTGATTTGGGCGAAGTGATGAAAGCGGCGCTGATGTATCTTCAGGCATTACTAGCTCTGCTGTGGGAATAAGTTCACCGTGTGGGTCGCGGGTGGGGTGGCCCATTGCCGCGGCGATACGCCTCTCGAAATCCTCTGAGATAACGTGTTCGAGTCGTTCTGCCTCTTCATGGACCTCATCCCATGAATAGCCCAGCGTTTGCACGAGCCAGGCTTCGAGCAGGCGGTGATGACGAATTACTTCGAGTGCCGCACGCCTGCCATCTTTGGTCAGTGTTGCGCCTTGGTGTTTTTGGTACTCGACCAGTGCAGGCTTGGATGATGCAAGCTTTTGGATCATGCCTGTTACCGATGGGGCGCTGACCTTCAATTTTTGTGCAAGCGCGTTTGTGCTGGCGCTCTCTCCGCTTTCGGTTAATTCATAGATGGTCTTCAGATAATCTT
Proteins encoded in this window:
- a CDS encoding metal-dependent transcriptional regulator — encoded protein: MKQTLTVSIQDYLKTIYELTESGESASTNALAQKLKVSAPSVTGMIQKLASSKPALVEYQKHQGATLTKDGRRAALEVIRHHRLLEAWLVQTLGYSWDEVHEEAERLEHVISEDFERRIAAAMGHPTRDPHGELIPTAELVMPEDTSAPLSSLRPNQTGTVLCVKAADTELLRHLESLGLVPDAEIEVKEYSPFDHNLTVKIGRKTTVLGLNITNKVFVEES
- a CDS encoding isoprenylcysteine carboxylmethyltransferase family protein, whose amino-acid sequence is MNENIFRILAALILFTGMGISIYFRTKADRESGEKLSRKADGTIMMTIIRIGGLILWLSPFVYLINPAWMAWSKLGLPDWVRWLGVGIGIVNTFGIYWLFSSIGTGITPVSATRKEHKLVTNGIYKYIRHPLYTFGSSMFIAFGMMADSWFVAALGILTFILMAIRTPKEEANLIAKFGDEYREYMKRTGRFLPKVF
- a CDS encoding cytochrome C, yielding MKKQFILLAIAVVVVSAFVVFRSGPTNAAPSVKTEVSYAKDVQPILESRCGKCHMGEFVSEGLHMDTYESLMEGSDHGPVIVPGDAGKSLLVQKLAKGEMPKRGPKLTPAQIQIITDWIEAGALNN